A window of Pedobacter lusitanus contains these coding sequences:
- a CDS encoding bifunctional nuclease family protein has protein sequence MKKVKLDIVGLSYSQTQSGAYALVLGEVNGRRRLPIIIGAFEAQAIAIEIEKMTPSRPLTHDLFKTFAQTYKIEIKEILIYNLVDGVFFAKLICTDGERTEEIDARTSDAIALAVRFNSSIYTYEFILSSAGIVIEGNDFVFLENMDNLNKEQGQDDIDTSIPGTGFGSLSIEELNQKLQEAIAEEAYEKAARIRDELNKRNSSQ, from the coding sequence ATGAAAAAAGTAAAACTAGATATTGTTGGCTTATCCTATAGCCAAACCCAATCCGGAGCCTACGCACTGGTACTTGGAGAAGTAAACGGCAGAAGACGTTTGCCTATCATCATAGGTGCATTTGAAGCTCAGGCTATTGCAATAGAGATCGAAAAAATGACCCCAAGCAGGCCATTGACTCATGATCTGTTCAAGACATTTGCGCAAACCTATAAAATTGAAATCAAAGAAATTCTAATCTACAACCTTGTAGACGGCGTCTTCTTCGCTAAACTGATCTGTACAGACGGTGAAAGAACAGAAGAAATTGACGCAAGAACATCAGATGCAATTGCTCTGGCTGTTCGTTTCAACTCCTCAATTTACACATACGAATTTATTTTATCCTCAGCAGGTATCGTTATCGAAGGTAACGACTTTGTTTTTCTCGAAAACATGGACAACCTGAATAAGGAACAGGGACAGGACGATATTGATACTTCAATTCCCGGAACTGGCTTTGGAAGCCTTAGTATTGAGGAGCTTAACCAAAAACTTCAGGAAGCTATTGCTGAGGAGGCTTATGAAAAAGCAGCCCGGATCAGAGATGAATTAAATAAAAGAAATTCATCACAATAG